One genomic window of Papaver somniferum cultivar HN1 unplaced genomic scaffold, ASM357369v1 unplaced-scaffold_150, whole genome shotgun sequence includes the following:
- the LOC113336161 gene encoding tyrosine/DOPA decarboxylase 1-like: MGSLPANNFESMSLCSQNPLDPDEFRRQGHMIIDFLADYYKNVEKYPVRSQVEPGYLKKRLPESAPYNPESIETILEDVTNDIIPGLTHWQSPNYFAYFPSSGSIAGFLGEMLSTGFNVVGFNWMSSPAATELESIVMNWLGQMLTLPKSFLFSSDGSSGGGGVLQGTTCEAILCTLTAARDKMLNKIGRENINKLVVYASDQTHCALQKAAQIAGINPKNFRAIATSKATNFGLSPNSLQSTILADIESGLVPLFLCATVGTTSSTAVDPIGPLCAVAKLHGIWVHIDAAYAGSACICPEFRHFIDGVEDADSFSLNAHKWFFTTLDCCCLWVKDSDSLVKALSTSPEYLKNKATDSKQVIDYKDWQIALSRRFRSMKLWLVLRSYGIANLRTFLRSHVKMAKHFQGLIGMDNRFEIVVPRTFAMVCFRLKPAAIFRKKIVEDDHIEAQTNEVNAKLLESVNASGKIYMTHAVVGGVYMIRFAVGATLTEERHVTGAWKVVQEHTDAILGALDGKTTTIHEILD; the protein is encoded by the coding sequence ATGGGAAGTCTTCCAGCTAATAACTTTGAAAGCATGTCGCTGTGTTCGCAAAATCCACTTGATCCAGATGAATTCAGAAGGCAAGGTCACATGATTATTGATTTCCTTGCTGATTACTACAAAAATGTTGAGAAATATCCAGTTAGAAGCCAAGTCGAGCCcggttatttgaagaaaaggtTACCCGAATCAGCTCCGTACAAtcctgaatccattgaaaccatTCTTGAAGATGTGACAAATGATATCATCCCTGGTCTAACTCACTGGCAAAGTCCAAATTACTTTGCTTATTTTCCTTCTAGTGGTTCTATCGCTGGTTTCCTAGGGGAAATGCTAAGTACCGGATTTAATGTTGTCGGGTTTAATTGGATGTCATCTCCGGCCGCAACTGAGTTGGAGAGTATTGTTATGAATTGGCTTGGCCAGATGCTTACGCTTCCCAAATCATTTCTCTTTTCATCAGACGGAAGTTCGGGAGGTGGAGGAGTTTTGCAAGGGACTACTTGTGAAGCCATTTTATGTACTCTAACTGCGGCAAGAGATAAAATGCTGAACAAAATTGGTAGAGAAAATATTAACAAGTTGGTTGTTTATGCTTCTGATCAAACCCATTGTGCACTACAGAAAGCTGCTCAAATTGCTGGGATTAATCCTAAGAATTTCCGTGCTATCGCAACCTCCAAGGCTACAAATTTTGGTCTCTCTCCAAATTCACTTCAATCGACAATTCTTGCTGATATCGAATCCGGGTTAGTTCCATTGTTTCTCTGTGCCACTGTCggaacaacttcttcaacagCCGTAGATCCTATTGGCCCACTTTGCGCGGTGGCAAAATTGCACGGTATTTGGGTTCACATTGATGCTGCATATGCTGGAAGTGCATGTATCTGCCCAGAGTTCAGGCACTTCATCGATGGTGTGGAAGATGCAGACTCATTTAGTCTAAATGCACACAAGTGGTTCTTTACTACTTTGGATTGttgctgtttatgggtgaaagacTCTGATTCACTGGTCAAGGCATTATCAACAAGTCCAGAATATTTGAAGAACAAAGCAACTGATTCCAAACAAGTTATCGATTACAAAGATTGGCAAATAGCGCTCAGCAGAAGATTCCGATCCATGAAACTCTGGTTAGTACTTCGCAGCTATGGAATTGCTAACTTAAGAACCTTCCTTAGGAGTCATGTTAAAATGGCTAAGCACTTTCAGGGGCTCATTGGTATGGACAACAGGTTTGAGATTGTAGTTCCTAGAACATTTGCCATGGTGTGCTTTCGCCTTAAACCAGCTGccatttttaggaaaaaaatagTTGAAGATGATCACATTGAAGCTCAAACAAATGAGGTAAATGCGAAATTGCTTGAATCAGTCAATGCGTCCGGGAAGATATACATGACTCATGCTGTTGTTGGAGGGGTGTACATGATTCGGTTTGCCGTCGGGGCAACACTGACAGAGGAAAGACATGTCACTGGGGCTTGGAAGGTGGTACAGGAGCATACAGATGCCATACTCGGTGCCTTGGATGGTAAAACTACTACCATTCATGAAATTCTCGATTAA